The Sphingomonas sanguinis nucleotide sequence CGCTCGGAGATGTCTTCGCCGCCATAGATGGACGCGACGACGCTGTTGCCCGCCAGCTTGGCGTCATAGGCCCCCAGCCGCATCGTGCCGCCCATGTCGCCGCTCGCCTCGCGCTTCTCCAGACCGTCGCGGCCCATCCACTCGGTGATGAGGCCGACGATCGGCTCGGAGGTCGGACCGAACTCGGTCGAGGAGGCGTCCGCGATGCCTGCCAGGTTACGCGCGCCTTCGACGCAGGCCATCTGCATGCCGAAGCAGATGCCGAAATAGGGCACGCGACGTTCGCGGGCGAAGCGGACCGCCTCGATCTTGCCCTGCGCACCGCGCTCGCCGAATGCGCCGGGGACGAGAATGGCGTGGCAGGGTTCCAGCTGCTGCGCGATCTCGCTCTCGTCGCCCTCGAACAGTTCGGCGTCGATCCAGCGGATATGGACCTTCACCTTGTTGGCGATGCCGCCATGCACGAGCGCTTCGTTGAGCGACTTGTAGGCGTCCTGCAGGCCGACATATTTGCCGACCACGCCGATCGTCACTTCGCCTTCCGGATTGACCAGACGGTCGACGATCTCGGTCCAACGCGACAAGTCGGGCGCGCCTTCAGGCTCGATGCCGAATGCGCGCAACACTTCCGAATCGAGACCCTCGGCATGATACTGGAGCGGCACCGCATAGATGCTCTTGGCGTCCAGCGCCGGGATGACGGCCGAGGGCGGCACGTTGCAGAACAGGCCGATCTTGGCGCGGTCCGAGGCGGGCAGCGGATGCTCGCAGCGACAGACCAGAACGTCGGGTGCCACGCCCAGTGCCGCGATCTCGCGCACCGAATGCTGGGTCGGCTTGGTCTTCAACTCGCCCGCCGCCGCGATGTACGGGACCAGCGTGACGTGGATGCTGATCGATTTGCCGCGACCCAGTTCGTTCTTGAGCTGGCGGATCGCCTCGATGAAGGGCAGCGATTCGATGTCGCCGACCGTCCCGCCGATCTCGCACAGGATGAAGTCGATTTCCTTGCCGTTCTCGTCGAGCGTGTCGGCCTTGGCGAACGCCTTGATCGCGTCGGTGACGTGCGGGATCACCTGGACGGTCGCGCCCAGATAGTCGCCGCGCCGCTCGCGCTCGATGATCGTCTTGTAGATACGGCCCGAGGTGACGTTGTCCGACTGGCGCGAGGATACGCCGGTGAACCGTTCATAGTGACCCAGGTCGAGATCGGTCTCGGCCCCGTCGTCGGTCACATAGACTTCGCCGTGCTGATACGGGCTCATCGTGCCCGGATCGACGTTGAGATAGGGATCGAACTTGCGGATGCGCACGCTATAGCCGCGCGCCTGCAAGAGAGCCGCAAGAGAGGCCGCCATGAGGCCTTTGCCGAGCGACGAAACCACGCCGCCGGTGATGAAGATATACCGCGCCATGGGAAGAATCGCCTAGCTTGGATGGGGTGGATACGACAACAGCAAAGATGCGCGCCGCCGGAATTTATCGGCGGCGCGTTGGCCTATGCTGCGATGGAAACGAGGTTTAGCGGGCGAGCGGAACCGCCGAATTGTCCGCCGGTGCCTGGGCGGGAGCCGCACCGGTCGGGACCGGGGCGGGCGCGGGCTGGGTGATCGGAGCCTGAGTCGCGGGCGTGCGGGCCAGCGAGGTATCGATGGCGGGCGCGCCGCGCGTCGCGGCCAGAACCGCCAGCAGGATCGAGAAGCCGACGAACGCCGTCGCCAGCACCGCCGTCGCGCGGCTGAGGAAGTCCGCCGCGCCGCGCGCCGACATCAGCCCCGACGGGCTGCCCCCCATGCCCAGACCGCCGCCTTCCGACCGCTGCATGAGGATCACCGTGACCAGGGTCGCGGCGATGATGGCGTGGATGACGAGCAGAAATGCGAACATGAGGCGCGTATGATCCCGAACAAGGGGTGTGCGAAACCGCGCACATAGGCGACGTGCGTGGCAGGATCAACCTCATGGCGAGCCAGCGCCTCCAGGCCCTGCCATCCATCCCCTGAAAAGGTTCCGGAAAATCACTGACGCAAGTTGTTCACCTCATCGGAACAGGAGTGAAACCACCACGGATAAAGGGCGTTATGACTTCGAAACAACGCCCGGCAAAGCCCGGCACAGCCATTGGAATCGCCATCGTGTCCAATCCGCACGACCCGCAGTCGCTGTTCGCCTGGATGAGCGCCCTTGTCGATTATGTCCGGTCGGGGGAACCCGATCTGACCAACCGACAAATGGCTTTGCTGCTCGTCGTATATCTGCGTCCCGGCCCGCATACGGTGCGCGGTTTGGCGCGCGCCTTGAACGTCTCGAAACCTGTCGTTACCCGCGCCTTGAATAGACTGGGAACGCTGGGCTATCTGCGCCGCCAACGCGATGATAGCGACAAGCGTAACATCTTTGTCGCCAGGACACCTGAAGGGGCGGACTTTCTTGAAGAATTCGGACATTTCATCGGCGCCGGCGACGCCCCA carries:
- the secG gene encoding preprotein translocase subunit SecG; translation: MFAFLLVIHAIIAATLVTVILMQRSEGGGLGMGGSPSGLMSARGAADFLSRATAVLATAFVGFSILLAVLAATRGAPAIDTSLARTPATQAPITQPAPAPVPTGAAPAQAPADNSAVPLAR
- a CDS encoding CTP synthase; protein product: MARYIFITGGVVSSLGKGLMAASLAALLQARGYSVRIRKFDPYLNVDPGTMSPYQHGEVYVTDDGAETDLDLGHYERFTGVSSRQSDNVTSGRIYKTIIERERRGDYLGATVQVIPHVTDAIKAFAKADTLDENGKEIDFILCEIGGTVGDIESLPFIEAIRQLKNELGRGKSISIHVTLVPYIAAAGELKTKPTQHSVREIAALGVAPDVLVCRCEHPLPASDRAKIGLFCNVPPSAVIPALDAKSIYAVPLQYHAEGLDSEVLRAFGIEPEGAPDLSRWTEIVDRLVNPEGEVTIGVVGKYVGLQDAYKSLNEALVHGGIANKVKVHIRWIDAELFEGDESEIAQQLEPCHAILVPGAFGERGAQGKIEAVRFARERRVPYFGICFGMQMACVEGARNLAGIADASSTEFGPTSEPIVGLITEWMGRDGLEKREASGDMGGTMRLGAYDAKLAGNSVVASIYGGEDISERHRHRYEVNTGYKEALEKGGLVFSGMSPDGTLPEIVERPDHPWFVGVQFHPELKSKPFDPHPLFASFIEAAVKQSRLV
- a CDS encoding MarR family transcriptional regulator, which gives rise to MSALVDYVRSGEPDLTNRQMALLLVVYLRPGPHTVRGLARALNVSKPVVTRALNRLGTLGYLRRQRDDSDKRNIFVARTPEGADFLEEFGHFIGAGDAPALQRASA